AAGCGACGCCTCCACTTTTTCTAGTTGTGGCTTGTTCATGGTGCAAACAAACCGAATGCTAGATAGGACTTTGGTAAAATATATGTTTGTTCGAATAAAGATAGAAGGATTTCCGCACAATAAATGTAAGTTGAGTATAACAAAACTCGAGTATTTTTTATGAATCATTTATACAACTCTGAGTGGAGGTGGAGATTTAAATGAAAAAGTTATTGATGTTTACTTGTTTTTTATTGCTTTTAGCTGCATGTAACAACAATACTAACAATGCTCAAAATAATGAGAAGCAATCATTAGTTAACGTAAAGAACTCCAATATCGAAGAGGTGGACAGGCAAACTGGTCAGGAAATTTCCAAACGATTAGTTGAACTTGCCACTAGCATTCCCAATGTTCATGACGCAACTGCGGTTGTTATTGGCAGGTATGCGATTGTCGGAATCGATGTAAATTCGAAGATTGAGCGTTCACAGGTGGGCTCAATAAAATATTCAGTAGCTGAAAGTCTAAAAAAAGATCCTCATGGTGCACGTGCCATCGTAGTCGCTGATGCAGATACCAATCAACGTCTAAAAGAAATTTCGGCAGATATCGAAAAAGGAAGACCCATTCAAGGAATTATGGAAGAACTCGCTGACGTCGCTGGCAGATTAATGCCTGAAATCCCTGGAAATATGATAGATCCTAACCCTAAAAATGCTCCTGAAGAACCTAAGAAAAAGCTGCAGGAGAACGAAAAGAAAAGTTTAGAGGATAAACAGCAAGAAGAATCAAAGCACTATAAATGAGAAAAGCTTAGTCGTGAGACTAAGCTTTTTTCATTGCTTCCATTACCTGTTTATCTAGCCTAGCGGCAGCATTTTTGTCATACGTTTTATCATATTGTGGCTCTGTGACAATTTTCGATCCATAGAACATGACATCTCTGACCTCATGAATCCTGATTTCAATCAACGCTAGCTTTAAAGGAACGTCCTGCAGCCGCTCTTCTTTCAATGCTGCTTCACCTTGTATAGAATATGTAGATTCATTCGCAATTAAATTGATCACCACTTTATTATTCTGTGTGATATTTTGGATAATTCTTGATTTACTATCTACAGCAAAATAGATTGTTTCTTCATCTTTTGCTAAAATCCAAGATATTGCACTAACATTGGGACCACCTGATTCAAAATCAACTGTTGCTAATGTTACAAACCTTTCTTTTTGCAACTCATCATATAAAGGTTTAATGAGTCTTGGTTCCACTTGATTTGGCATTTTTACAACCCCTTCATTCAATTCCTTACCTTTATGTTAAAAAAAACATTCATTCTCATAGTACTATTATCTGTTTTTTTCAGCAACTTAACCAGATTGATTTACTAGTCATCATATTTGCATGATATACTATAGTAAAAACAAAGCAAGACTAGAGAACTTGAGGTGCAATATGAGAGTTAAGTGTGTGATTTGCGACAAAATTGAATCGATAGAAGATGAATCCTTCATAGCAAAACGTCTTCGAAATCGACCAATCCATACATATATGTGTCAAGATTGCAGCAGTAGAATATCGGAAAAAACAAAAGCAAGAATTGATACAGGTAACTTCAGATTTTATCGTGCACAGTCCGAAAAAGATGATTGGTAAGAAAAGCGGAAGCGCCTTGCTCAGGGGCGACAGGCATAAGACAAGCCTTCTTGACGGATTGGCTTATGACCCGAGCCCCTAGGAGCTGGAGCTGGACAGTAAAAAAAATTCATGCCGAGTCCGGCATGAATTTTTTTAATCTTCAAATGGAAAATTACAATATTTATCTGGCTCTTGATTGATCTGGTTAAGCATTACTTCGATGAGGTCACGAGGAAATCGAGTCTTCTTCGTTTCACCTTCATGTATAAAGGATACATAATACATCACTTCATCCGTTGTTACTACAATGTCTGTTAAATGATGTTCATCCTTAATAATCTCATCAAAAAGGTCTAACGTTTCTCGTGCTGCTGTATCCTCAGGACGAGCATCGCATACAATCTTTATTGAAAGCCAATTATAAAGCGCATCCTGTATCGATCCCATGTTATTATCCCCCGTTACTTTGCCTCACGCTTTGCTGTTTTTTCGACTGATGCAAGCGAATCTTGTAAATGATTAATATTAATGCAGCAACCACAAGACCCTCTGTTATTGGCAGGAATATCCCCAATGCAGTGAGAATCGTACACCCTGCCGCTAAAAAGATATAAATCATAATGGATTTCCCTAGTGGTAGCTTTTGGGCAAAGCCAAGCTTATAGACCAAAATAGATAGGGCTACTATCGTAACGTACAGCAGCCACATTCCCATTTTGGGATTTTCGGTAACATTATAGAGCGCTGGGAAAAAAGAAAGTCGATCCGCTACATTCACACGAATACCTCCCCCGAGAGATTTTAGCTTAATTCTGCAACTTTTTTCTTTTTAGCCATTCTTTCACGTTCGTTTTTATCAAGAATTTTTTTACGTAGACGAATTGATTCCGGTGTTACTTCACAGAATTCATCATCGTTTAGGTATTCTAATGACTCTTCTAGTGTCATTATTCTTGGTTTCTTAATAACGGAAGTTTGGTCCTTATTTGCAGAACGGATATTCGTTGCCTGC
This genomic stretch from Neobacillus niacini harbors:
- a CDS encoding YlaH-like family protein, with translation MNVADRLSFFPALYNVTENPKMGMWLLYVTIVALSILVYKLGFAQKLPLGKSIMIYIFLAAGCTILTALGIFLPITEGLVVAALILIIYKIRLHQSKKQQSVRQSNGG
- a CDS encoding YhcN/YlaJ family sporulation lipoprotein, with amino-acid sequence MKKLLMFTCFLLLLAACNNNTNNAQNNEKQSLVNVKNSNIEEVDRQTGQEISKRLVELATSIPNVHDATAVVIGRYAIVGIDVNSKIERSQVGSIKYSVAESLKKDPHGARAIVVADADTNQRLKEISADIEKGRPIQGIMEELADVAGRLMPEIPGNMIDPNPKNAPEEPKKKLQENEKKSLEDKQQEESKHYK
- a CDS encoding YlaI family protein — translated: MRVKCVICDKIESIEDESFIAKRLRNRPIHTYMCQDCSSRISEKTKARIDTGNFRFYRAQSEKDDW
- a CDS encoding pyridoxamine 5'-phosphate oxidase family protein yields the protein MPNQVEPRLIKPLYDELQKERFVTLATVDFESGGPNVSAISWILAKDEETIYFAVDSKSRIIQNITQNNKVVINLIANESTYSIQGEAALKEERLQDVPLKLALIEIRIHEVRDVMFYGSKIVTEPQYDKTYDKNAAARLDKQVMEAMKKA